GTCTTGGCGCGGATCATGACGCTGCCGCGACCCTCCAGATAGGCCTTGCGCGAACCGGACCGGCCCAGGATCGTGGCGCCGGTCGGGAAATCGGGGCCGGGGATGATCTCCAGCAGGCGTTCGGTCGGCAGGTCGGGATCGGCGATCAGCTCCAGCGTGGCGTCGATCACCTCGCCCAGATTGTGAGGCGGGATGTTGGTGGCCATGCCGACCGCGATGCCGCCCGCGCCGTTGACCAGCATGTTGGGAAAGCGCGCGGGCAGGACGGTCGGCTCGCTGTCCTTGCCGTCATAATTGTCCTGGAAATCGACCGTGTCCTTGTCGATGTCCATCAACAGGAAATTCGCGACCTTTTCCATGCGCACTTCGGTATAGCGCATGGCGGCGGCGGAATCGCCGTCCATGCTGCCGAAATTGCCCTGACCGTCCAGCAGCGGCAGCGACATCGAGAAGTCCTGCGCCATCCGCACCAGTGCGTCATAGATCGCGCTGTCGCCATGGGGGTGGTATTTCCCCATCACGTCGCCCACCGCGCGGGCCGATTTGCGATAGGGTTTGTCGGCGGTGTTGCCGCTTTCGTTCATCGCATAGAGGATGCGGCGATGCACCGGCTTCAGCCCGTCGCGCAGGTCGGGCAGGGCCCGGCTGACGATGACCGACATGGCATAGTCCAGATAGGATGTCCGCATCTCGGCGCTGATGTCGATCACCGGCCCGTCATGGGCCATCACCATGCGCGTTTCGGCGCCATCATCCGGGGTTTCGGGCAGATCGTCTTCTGGGGTGTCGGCCACGGGTATTCCTCAACATCTTGTTGGGGTTCGGTATAGCCGAGCCATCACCGGGGGGCAATCGCGCCCCGCCCCCAAGGTCAGGAAAACCGGCCCCGGACGGGGGTTTGCGCCGCGCGGATCGCGGCCATTGCCCACAGGACCGCCAGCCCCCCCGACAGGACCGCGTTCCACCCCGCCATCGAGACGCCCAGAAAGCTCCACGCGATCTCGTCGCAGCGGATCACGGGGGCCGATTGCAGCCGCGCCATCAGTTCCGCCGTGGACAGCCGGGCCAGATCGCCCACGCCGCCGGAACAATGCTGGGGGCCGTCCCACCAGGTCATCTCGACGCCCACGTGATAGATGGCCAGCCCCATCGCGGTGCCCGCGGCCGCCATGCCCAGGACCGCCAGCGCCCGCACCCGGCCCGTCAGCCAGACCAGCCCCGCCACCGCCATCGCCGCGACATGCGGCCAGCGCTGCAGGACGCACAGCTCGCAGGGCGCATAGCCCGCCGCCTGGAACCCCAAGGCCGCGATCAGCAGCAGCGCCGATCCCGCCCCCGCCGCGAGGGCCAGCGCGCGGGCGGTCACAGGAACCTCAGCAGGGCAAAGCCCCCGATCAGCGCCACGCAGAACAGGGTGAAGACCAGCCCCAGCCTGCGTTCGATGAAGTCGCGGATCGGTTCGCCGAATTTCCACAAAAGCCCCGCCACGATGAAGAAGCGCAGCGACCGCCCGATGATCGAGGTCACGATGAAGATCGGCAGCGACAGGCCCGCGGCCCCTGAAAACAGCGTGATGACCTTGAAGGGAAAGGGCGTCACCGCAGCGATCAGCACCGCCCAGATCCCGAATTCCGAAAACCGCGCCGAGAGCTGGTCGAAGGCATCCTGCTTGCCATAGGCCGTCAGCACCCATTGGCCCACGGAATCCATCAGCACCGCGCCGATCCAGTATCCCAGCAGCGCGCCCAGAACCGACCCGACCGTGGCGATCGTGGCGATCACGAAGGCCCGCGACCGGCGCGCCAGCACCATCGGGATCATCAGCACGTCGGGCGGGATCGGAAAGACCGAGCTTTCGACGAAG
Above is a genomic segment from Paracoccus aestuarii containing:
- a CDS encoding disulfide bond formation protein B, yielding MTARALALAAGAGSALLLIAALGFQAAGYAPCELCVLQRWPHVAAMAVAGLVWLTGRVRALAVLGMAAAGTAMGLAIYHVGVEMTWWDGPQHCSGGVGDLARLSTAELMARLQSAPVIRCDEIAWSFLGVSMAGWNAVLSGGLAVLWAMAAIRAAQTPVRGRFS
- a CDS encoding YqaA family protein — protein: MLRRLYDWTMGLAGRRQAEPALFSVSFVESSVFPIPPDVLMIPMVLARRSRAFVIATIATVGSVLGALLGYWIGAVLMDSVGQWVLTAYGKQDAFDQLSARFSEFGIWAVLIAAVTPFPFKVITLFSGAAGLSLPIFIVTSIIGRSLRFFIVAGLLWKFGEPIRDFIERRLGLVFTLFCVALIGGFALLRFL